AACATAGCTGCTATATTGGATACAATTAAGATAAGCTTTCCTAAGAGATACTTCGGGTTTTGCACTGTATAGAGAAGGGCAACAGGAAATAATATAGCCATAGCAGCGCTTATTTTTGTACCAGAGAAAAACCATCCCGTCTGCCCAATTTTTTCACTTCCATAAGATTGAATTCCCGTCCCGGTAAGGGCTGCAAAAATGATACAGATGCTAATAATATTCAAAGAAATCCAGAGAGCCTTGTATAGCTTTTGATTCCCTAGTGAGTGCTTTATCGAACTCATAATATGCTTACATGCTATAAGAAATGCAATAAAAAACACATATTTAGAAAAATAGCTGATTTCGTCATAGTAATCTAATACCTCTTTATAATAGGTATTAAACAACAAGTGTACTCCATAGAAAAAGGCTATTAAAACGAAGTAAACCCTATGTTTTTTTTCTATAATAAACACATACAATAAGGCTGCAAGTAGAGCTCCATTTCTAATTATTAACCCTGGTGTGATGCTAATATTCAATTGTAGGAGAAAAAAAGCTGTAAAGATATCGATAATCGGTTGAATTACGATATACAATAGCAATAGTTTATAATAATCAAAATATTGTAATTTATTCTTCATAAAAATCCTCTCAGCAAATCTTATTATCAGCCTACAATTTTCTTCTTTAACTGAAATAGATTCATTACTTTTCCAATATGCCCTAATCGAACTAAGTTTAAATATACTTTTTTCTTAAATGGCAGATTGGATATATTTTTGTTTTTGTACCAGTTAGGGAACTCTTCATTGAGAACGAGGCAAATATTTTTAGTCAGCTCATTTCTTAGAGAATCCTCCTCTACAAATTTTACTCGATAAATAGCTCGAAAGAGCAGATGCTCTATAAACAAATACTCCAACTGTTCAGAAAATTCTTCTGCTAAATCCCGTTTTTCAAAATATCTTTTCACAATTTCCAGATTCTTAGCTGCATCCATAATCTTGTAGTCGTATGTTCTCATAGCTGAACCCGTACGATATCGATAATTGTACAAAGGCTTATTTACCTTTGATATTCTGTTGCAATGGCTGAGGATACGAGGAGTAGTCCCTAAATCCTGATTGCGAAGGCCTAAGGGAAAAGAAATCTCATTTTGAGTAAAAAGCTCCTTCTTATACAATTTACCCCAAGGAGCTGGGAGAACCGTATTGATCAAATCCTTGTTTTCAAATATTGATTGAACCTTTTGAGTCAATTCACCAGAAGACCATTCTCGAATAAACTTACATTCCTCGTCCGTAACAACTTTAGCATTACATAGCACAAGGTCTGAATCATTTTTAATAGCACTTTCATACATAAGCTCTAACATATCTTTTTCCAAGAAGTCGTCGCTATCTACAAACATAATATAATCGCTTTTGCTCTCTACAATTCCTGCATTTCTAGCCGCCGAAGCCCCCTTATTCTGCTGAGTAATAACCCTAACCTTGTCTGGACTAGACTCTTGAAACCCCTCTAAAAGCCCTAAACTTCCATCCGTAGACCCATCATCCACCAAAATAAGCTCAAAATCTGAAAAACTTTGCTCTAAAATCGAAAAAACACACTTCTCTATATACTTTTCTACATTATAAACAGGAATGACGATACTAATTTTGCTCAAAACCATCTTCCTCCTAACTTACAAATTATATTTACTATATTAAACCATCCACCCAGTCATCCTGAAGCAAAAGATCTCACCCCACCTCGCCTAACCCTGTCATCCTGAGCGAAGCGAAGGATCTTATACTACCCCGCCTAAACCTGTCATCCTGAGCGAAGCGAAGGATCTTACATGAAAAATGAACATCGTACACGGAACAGTACAAATATGCTACTACTTACTTAACCTTTAATACTGCGAATTATTCATTGTTCCATGTTCATTGTTCACTGCGACATCAGTCGCGTATTTGCTTACCACCTTACCACCTGACCACCTGCTTTATATTTTTTATATCCTTTAAAAAACAATCTAAAATAATTCTGCTTTCGAACCACAAGATCTTTCACCAAATCCATTATAGCTCTCCCCAAAGCAAAATTTTTGGCATATAGTGCACCTCTATTTATAACCCTCTTTTCATCTACTACAACTGCCTTCCTTGGATGGTAGACCGTAACCTTTGGTAGATATTTAAAGTTTTTTTCCTTTGAAAAATTATTGATTAAAAAGTCTACTTCTTCTCCGCTATTATATATCCCACCTAAGCCAAAATCTTCATCAAAGCCAATAGGGCACGAGTCCTTATGAAAGGCGATTTCAATAGACGACTTAGAGAGAAACTCTTTATCTTTCGTAATCATCTTACTCTCATGTCCATAATTTGATTTATAGAGTTTCCCATTTTCCTTATCATAAATCTGCGTCAACAGCACATCTAGATTAGAGTCTTCAATAAATTCATCTGCAATACTCTTTAGTGAATCCTTATGATACCAACAATCATCATCAGAAAGAAGCACAATAGACCCATTGCAGTGTTTCAAACCAATATTTCTGGAATGAGATAATCCCTTTTGGTCGATAGGTACATGAATGATTTCTAGCTGATTATAATAGCTTATGATTTCTCTTATGATATCATGATTGTCTTGAGATACAATTACCACTTGAAACTCTTTATATTCTTGTATATTCAAGGAATCAAGAAGCCTTCTAAGTTCATCTCTTCTCTCTCCTAATGTGGGTAATAATAAAGATAATTTCATACTATCTCCTCTTTTTAAGAATAGCGCCTTCAGCGCATTAGTCGCTAGCAATTCGTCTTTAGTCACTAGCATTGGAGTATTCCTTTTGGGTCAAGATCCTTCGCTTACGCTCAGGATGACTGGGCAGCCAAAAGTAGGACTTTCGTATTAAAGAACGGTAGTTGAACAATTGTGGAGCAATTGTCCAACTATCGTTTAACTAGCGTTCAACAACTGTACAACTATCATTCATTATCGTTTAACGATTGTTAGCAAGCGTTTTACCAATAATCGAAAATGCCTATAACAACAGTAATAAATAACAAAATACACTATAGAAACCAGCAAAGTAAAAATTGTAGTTTCTATAAACCATCTCATTATACTAGTCGTATCTTCATAAAAACCTACATAAGAGCAAAATACATTTCCTAGATACAAGACGATGACCATAATCAATACATTCATTCCGTAATTTATAAAATAGCTCTTAGAACTCCTGTAAAATACATTTTTAAATATATAGTTTGGAATAAACCAAAATCCAGTTAAAGTGTAAGAAGCAATTGTGGCGAATAACACTCCATCAATGCTAAATTTACCTACTAAAAGCAAGGATAAACTCAAATTGATAATGGCTTCAAATAAGGATTGCCACTTTGTCTCTTTAAAGGCTCCAATCCCATTAATGATTACAGAACCTGTACCTCGAACAATTCGATAAAAGAAAACCATGCAAAACAAAAGCACCGTAAATTGGCTGACGAGCATTTTACTACCGACCCATAACCGAATTAAATTATTTATAGAAAGATAAGTCACCGTAAAAACAATAGAGGCCATATAAAATAAAAAAGAATTCATCTCCCAAAAGGTACTAAGGCCTTCTTTTTTCTCTTTAGAAGCAAAAAAGTTACCAAAACTCTCCTGGGTAGAGTTGATGATTTTATTTGTAATGCTGATAATAAACTGTGCTATATAATTGTAACTAGCGTAAATGGCTACTACATCAACGCCAACAAAAGCAGACAATACAATATTATCTGTATTTGAAGCAATAATCGTAGCTATCTTTTGCATAAATACGTGTTTCGTATTATCAACGGTGGACATATCTGGTTCCTGTTTTAGATCCATCCAAGGATAGCTCTTGTAAGCAAAATAGTTGATAATAATATTAGTAAGGATCATATTAATAAAATACCATATAAAAATACCAATTAAATCAATACCTAAAATAAGCAGTACAATCTCTACGAGAATTTGAACAATTCTCATGATATTGGTTACAAGATTAGTCATGTACTTATTTTGGTCTGCCTGCAGCAAAAACCTAGGCGCATAGGCGAAATAATTGCCTATTCCCGTGAGCAAAAATAGGACAAATGCTATCTGAGTATAAAGGGGACTCATAGGATTCTTTTTTATTAGATAATCAACAAAAAAGGATAAAATAAGCCCTGCTGTTAAAATGATGATCCCAATTCTTCTAAAGATAATCTTTGCCCCAGACAGCAATTTATTGATTTTATCTCGATTTCTATCCGCAATAGGAGAGTAAAGGGCAAAAACAATAGACGTCCCGAACCCTGCCTCTGCTAAATTCAAATAATTAAAAATTTGATTAAATATCTGAGTAAACCCATAATACCCCTGCCCTAAATAATCAATAAAAATAGGAATCTTCACAAACCCCAAAATCCCCATTATAAAAAACGGAATAATATCCGATAACATATTGCGTATAGTTTTCTGTGTTCTCATTCATTCACCACTTATTAAGTTCTATGTTATAAGTTATAAGTTGTAAGTTGTAAGTGAAACCATAGCCATTACTTTGTCATGCTGAGCGAAGCGAAGCATCTTACACTACCTCGCCCATAGGCGAGCAAAAGGTTTTGCTGACCACCTGCTTTTAATTAATCCCTACAATAAATATCCCTCGTAT
The nucleotide sequence above comes from Alkalibaculum bacchi. Encoded proteins:
- a CDS encoding O-antigen ligase family protein; translation: MKNKLQYFDYYKLLLLYIVIQPIIDIFTAFFLLQLNISITPGLIIRNGALLAALLYVFIIEKKHRVYFVLIAFFYGVHLLFNTYYKEVLDYYDEISYFSKYVFFIAFLIACKHIMSSIKHSLGNQKLYKALWISLNIISICIIFAALTGTGIQSYGSEKIGQTGWFFSGTKISAAMAILFPVALLYTVQNPKYLLGKLILIVSNIAAMFITGTKTSYMGIILGLLAGVVILALRSIVLKEAQWKKILMIFTALLVGAVLYTPYSPVYNNIRIHQSWNSESKPDIIFNGREIKADDANEDFKKGAVVRKFIGVGYGGDYEDKNKVIPIERDFHELFYYYGVVGLILLLYYPGIMIIKSVVKYLMNFKSIPIEETMLMTSLVAGLGCGFIAGHVLFAPSVSVFLTCTMITLWKKQERVE
- a CDS encoding glycosyltransferase, producing the protein MSKISIVIPVYNVEKYIEKCVFSILEQSFSDFELILVDDGSTDGSLGLLEGFQESSPDKVRVITQQNKGASAARNAGIVESKSDYIMFVDSDDFLEKDMLELMYESAIKNDSDLVLCNAKVVTDEECKFIREWSSGELTQKVQSIFENKDLINTVLPAPWGKLYKKELFTQNEISFPLGLRNQDLGTTPRILSHCNRISKVNKPLYNYRYRTGSAMRTYDYKIMDAAKNLEIVKRYFEKRDLAEEFSEQLEYLFIEHLLFRAIYRVKFVEEDSLRNELTKNICLVLNEEFPNWYKNKNISNLPFKKKVYLNLVRLGHIGKVMNLFQLKKKIVG
- a CDS encoding glycosyltransferase family 2 protein gives rise to the protein MKLSLLLPTLGERRDELRRLLDSLNIQEYKEFQVVIVSQDNHDIIREIISYYNQLEIIHVPIDQKGLSHSRNIGLKHCNGSIVLLSDDDCWYHKDSLKSIADEFIEDSNLDVLLTQIYDKENGKLYKSNYGHESKMITKDKEFLSKSSIEIAFHKDSCPIGFDEDFGLGGIYNSGEEVDFLINNFSKEKNFKYLPKVTVYHPRKAVVVDEKRVINRGALYAKNFALGRAIMDLVKDLVVRKQNYFRLFFKGYKKYKAGGQVVRW
- a CDS encoding lipopolysaccharide biosynthesis protein; translation: MRTQKTIRNMLSDIIPFFIMGILGFVKIPIFIDYLGQGYYGFTQIFNQIFNYLNLAEAGFGTSIVFALYSPIADRNRDKINKLLSGAKIIFRRIGIIILTAGLILSFFVDYLIKKNPMSPLYTQIAFVLFLLTGIGNYFAYAPRFLLQADQNKYMTNLVTNIMRIVQILVEIVLLILGIDLIGIFIWYFINMILTNIIINYFAYKSYPWMDLKQEPDMSTVDNTKHVFMQKIATIIASNTDNIVLSAFVGVDVVAIYASYNYIAQFIISITNKIINSTQESFGNFFASKEKKEGLSTFWEMNSFLFYMASIVFTVTYLSINNLIRLWVGSKMLVSQFTVLLFCMVFFYRIVRGTGSVIINGIGAFKETKWQSLFEAIINLSLSLLLVGKFSIDGVLFATIASYTLTGFWFIPNYIFKNVFYRSSKSYFINYGMNVLIMVIVLYLGNVFCSYVGFYEDTTSIMRWFIETTIFTLLVSIVYFVIYYCCYRHFRLLVKRLLTIVKR